From one Branchiostoma floridae strain S238N-H82 chromosome 3, Bfl_VNyyK, whole genome shotgun sequence genomic stretch:
- the LOC118411097 gene encoding uncharacterized protein LOC118411097, whose translation MSIPVTNLLDNPVDARHIFPGNVDRSLPVTNLLEYRVDARYVRFLPQTWHGKMVMRVEIAGCNKTCSVTKHVEGETPTWDLPKVITSPFIFEVKVNTSGSGSGLIYLYQWGDDTTENQDAYRVELRSGQSQIVRTPRDAGRETVASYHSTDGFPGVCVDPPTQANTTGPVCDCPYLPGENCTYTCFQGYHVTSGDTITRTCTADGSWTEPELFCQDKNECLTLNGGCSQTCTNTVGSYKCSCSEGFVLDGDGHTCADLDECLIRNGGCGQVCNNAVGHYSCACREGFSLDGFLHNCNDVDECSTKNGGCSQFCTNTIGSYNCSCSGGFVMGWDGHSCVEMSTTKSTTTQQTTTPTTSPVPPNSWLLTQQQTSTARLTDTSTVFTTDVMPTTSTTTVKTTTRFVFGDIDGESSDYSEDEASNMSPMTTLLTLPPSTAEPTSPPPVFATTQESSTQAHFLIEEEIPVLIKTLNKKVNHFRAQSSSRKTVAMETTFDLSSGVTDELKKMIDVRSTDKSPMEQLIQEKNEKERLKSRVMSETRDLLELLDAAADKLLEDTPAEVEGTYIRSDGVLTAVKKGIPDVGTVPISQDVGSIVFTKEDNLPEVSTMKVVAFVEDPFVWSVEKTNVTSSVVMVTITKEKDLPDASNLQPNITVVVKQRVQFGTTSDTEEQYHDTLPTSYRQNLDDAGRSFPLTKVSSRDTNMKHHAMYIADGGQVPLLRFSVDDVDTELQVYFRFHDFPTEEKYDYTTTVKPPEVTDYRGFDMPFGLVYSNFSTSFVPEIRMERGWLMVGVKKKGGDQSHGGFRRLLTSAVLRTLPPAGRDVIPAGFTLLTAAVSCLMRENENQTWDNRRCQSHIALQTAVADSIALGQAAKLAKANSNMAIVPKVSTIPSDVPGADYVYVVSVRTGTQPDAGTASVVGLMITGSESRTAMVTLNPAGLILARGGDTYHIMTTPASIGELQSVQVWHDSSGKGAMESLFIDNVKVWDVQTSQGFSFPCYSWLSSRKGDGRTIRTLQAADGEKRMSEYTLPTFLYLLYDDHLLLSAVCNSGVRHFSRAQRLVCCLAQTTLWMVGSAMWYGVKLGAHDVILFDAGVITLRLSELIGTAATSFTVFLPVYVILVPMFRKQPALEDQIPPGVMKKPTSQTTRRFPYTTVAWILAILTSVCSSFFVIVYSLQFGAERSQAWLKEFVLAFLFSTFLLEPVQIFLTAYTKAVIIGPIVWSVTACARGVLGKDLSDTGRCPIGVLKKKSREYTVPARRVLPPVPRKTDHDPNWTERMTTGRNILVLLVFLLIFTGNAFYIGILGFDRHAYHIRTSMENSLLSEYEEVATVDDAWEWLSSELIPSLHPERGYSGQKLSWLDKQFPAGTNAFRIGPVRLERITKHPGKKCLWSNVD comes from the exons ATGAGCATCCCTGTCACGAACCTACTGGACAACCCAGTTGATGCCCGTCAT ATCTTTCCAGGCAACGTCGACAGGAGTCTTCCTGTCACGAACCTACTGGAGTACCGTGTTGATGCCCGTTATGTACGTTTCCTGCCTCAGACCTGGCATGGAAAGATGGTCATGAGAGTGGAGATTGCCGGCTGCAACA AAACATGTTCAGTTACGAAGCACGTAGAGGGTGAAACTCCGACCTGGGACCTTCCCAAGGTCATCACATCGCCCTTCATCTtcgaggtcaaggtcaacaccAGCGGCAGTGGGTCCGGCCTCATCTACCTCTACCAGTGGGGTGACGACACAACGGAGAATCAGGACGCGTATCGTGTTGAGCTCAGATCTGGACAGTCACAGATAGTGAGGACCCCAAGGGACGCAGGCAGAGAAACCGTTGCGAGTTATCATTCGACAG ATGGATTTCCCGGAGTGTGTGTTGACCCACCGACCCAAGCCAACACTACCGGGCCCGTGTGCGACTGTCCTTATCTGCCTGGGGAGAACTGTACCTACACGTGTTTCCAAGGATATCACGTCACTTCCGGTGACACCATAACAAGAACATGCACAGCAGACGGGTCATGGACAGAACCGGAGCTTTTCTGTCAAG ATAAAAACGAGTGTCTCACTTTGAACGGCGGTTGTAGCCAAACCTGCACTAACACTGTAGGAAGTTACAAATGTTCCTGTAGTGAAGGGTTCGTACTGGACGGAGACGGACACACCTGTGCAG ATCTTGATGAATGCCTCATCAGAAATGGCGGCTGTGGCCAAGTCTGTAACAACGCTGTAGGGCATTACAGCTGTGCGTGTAGGGAAGGTTTCAGCCTAGACGGTTTCTTACATAACTGTAACG ATGTTGACGAGTGTTCTACTAAGAATGGCGGCTGTAGCCAATTCTGCACCAACACGATAGGAAGCTACAACTGTTCCTGTAGTGGAGGGTTTGTGATGGGCTGGGACGGACATAGCTGCGTTG AAatgtcaacaacaaaatcaactaCAACACAACAGACTACAACGCCAACTACATCCCCTGTTCCACCAAACAGCTGGTTACTGACCCAACAACAGACCAGCACAGCTCGTCTGACGGACACTTCCACCGTGTTCACTACAGACGTGATGCCTACAACCTCTACAACAACCGTCAAAACGACAACGCGCTTCGTCTTCGGAG ATATCGATGGGGAATCATCTGATTATTCGGAAGACGAAGCTTCCAACATGTCGCCCATGACCACACTCCTCACATTGCCGCCCAGTACAGCCGAGCCGACATCTCCACCTCCTGTTTTCGCCACCACTCAAGAATCGTCAACCCAGGCGCACTTTCTGATAGAG GAGGAGATCCCTGTTCTTATCAAGACTCTCAATAAGAAAGTGAACCACTTCAGAG CTCAGAGCAGTAGTAGGAAGACCGTTGCTATGGAGacgacctttgacctttccTCTGGTGTAACAGATGAGTTAAAGAAAATGATAGACGTCAGGTCTACAGACAAATCACCTATGGAGCAGCTGATACAGGAGAAAAATGAGAAAGAACGTTTAAAATCTCGG GTGATGAGTGAAACAAGAGATCTACTGGAGCTACTGGATGCGGCAGCAGATAAACTGTTGGAAGATACACCAGCGGAAGTTGAAGGGACGTACATCCGGTCTGACGGTGTGCTCACGGCCGTGAAGAAGGGTATCCCTGATGTCGGTACCGTTCCTATCAGTCAGGATGTCGGCTCCATCGTGTTTACAAAGGAGGACAACCTTCCGGAGGTTTCCACTATGAAG GTCGTGGCATTTGTCGAGGATCCATTCGTGTGGAGTGTAGAGAAAACTAATGTGACCTCATcggttgtcatggtaacaatcACCAAAGAGAAGGATCTACCTGACGCATCAAACCTACAGCCAAACATCACCGTCGTCGTGAAGCAGAGAGTCCAGTTTGGGACCACGAGTGACACAGAAGAACAGTATCATGACACCCTGCCGACATCATACAGGCAGAACCTTGATGATGCAGGTAGATCCTTCCCTCTGACCAAGGTTTCCAGTCGTGACACCAACATGAAGCATCACGCCATGTACATCGCCGATGGAGGCCAGGTGCCCCTGCTCAGATTCTCAGTCGATGACGTCGACACGGAGCTGCAGGTGTACTTCCGGTTTCACGACTTCCCAACTGAAGAAAAATACGACTACACAACAACCGTCAAACCTCCCGAAGTCACTGACTATCGCGGTTTCGATATGCCGTTTGGTCTCGTTTACTCCAATTTCAGTACATCATTTGTTCCGGAGATCAGAATGGAGCGCGGATGGCTCATGGTTGGGGTGAAGAAAAAAG GTGGAGATCAATCCCATGGTGGTTTTAGACGGCTCCTGACGTCAGCGGTCCTTCGGACCCTGCCCCCTGCAGGTCGTGACGTCATCCCTGCAGGTTTCACACTGCTGACTGCTGCAGTCTCCTGTCTGATGCGGGAAAACGAGAACCAGACGTGGGACAACCGCCGCTGCCAG AGCCACATCGCTCTACAAACCGCAGTGGCCGACAGCATTGCTCTTGGACAAGCAGCAAAGCTCGCCAAAGCAAACTCCAACATGGCCATTGTTCCCAAAGTCTCCACAATCCCATCAGATGTTCCCGGTGCGGACTACGTCTACGTCGTGTCCGTCCGTACGGGAACCCAGCCTGATGCCGGCACGGCGTCTGTGGTCGGGCTGATGATCACAGGGTCAGAGAGCAGGACAGCCATGGTCACTCTCAACCCTGCAGGCCTG ATCCTAGCCAGAGGAGGTGACACGTACCACATCATGACGACACCGGCCTCCATCGGCGAGCTCCAGTCTGTACAGGTCTGGCACGACAGCTCCGGGAAGGGCGCCATGGAGTCACTCTTCATAGACAACGTCAAGGTCTGGGACGTACAGACATCACAAGG ATTCAGTTTCCCTTGTTACTCCTGGCTGTCCTCTCGTAAAGGAGACGGTAGGACAATAAGGACCTTGCAGGCAGCTGATGGAGAAAAGCG CATGTCCGAGTATACCCTGCCGACGTTTCTGTACCTTCTGTACGACGACCATCTGCTCCTGTCAGCCGTGTGCAACTCCGGTGTGAGGCACTTCAGCCGGGCGCAGCGCCTGGTTTGCTGCCTGGCTCAGACCACCCTGTGGATGGTGGGCAGCGCCATGTGGTACGGGGTCAAACTGGGTGCACACGATGTCATTTTGTTCGACGCTGGAGTCATCACTCTCCGTCTATCGGAACtgattggtactgcagctacaTCCTTCACAGTGTTCCTGCCAGTGTACGTCATCCTCGTGCCGATGTTTCGCAAGCAGCCTGCGTTGGAGGATCAGATTCCTCCTGGAGTGATGAAAAAGCCGACATCTCAAACGACCCGCCGGTTTCCTTACACGACGGTGGCGTGGATCCTCGCCATCCTGACGTCTGTCTGCAGCAGCTTCTTCGTCATCGTGTACAGTCTGCAGTTTGGAGCTGAGAGAAGCCAGGCCTGGCTAAAGGAATTCGTCCTGGCATTCTTATTCTCTACGTTTCTGCTGGAGCCTGTTCAG ATTTTTCTGACTGCTTACACAAAGGCAGTCATCATCGGACCTATTGTGTGGTCTGTGACCGCTTGTGCTCGGGGAGTTTTGGGGAAGGATTTATCGGACACAGGGCGTTGTCCAATCGGTGTCCTTAAGAAAAAGAGCAGAGAATATACAG TTCCCGCTCGGAGGGTTTTACCACCGGTCCCGAGGAAGACCGACCATGACCCGAACTGGACCGAAAGGATGACAACAGGTAGAAACATCCTGGTGCTCCTGGTGTTTCTGCTCATCTTCACTGGAAATGCCTTCTACATCGGGATTCTGGGCTTCGACAGACACGCCTACCATATCAGGACCTCTATGGAGAACAGCCTGCTATCCGAGTATGAGGAG GTCGCCACAGTAGACGACGCCTGGGAGTGGTTGTCGTCTGAACTGATCCCGTCTCTCCACCCAGAGCGGGGGTACAGCGGGCAGAAGCTCAGCTGGCTGGACAAACAGTTTCCGGCTGGAACAAACGCGTTCCGGATCGGTCCTGTTCGCCTGGAGAGAATCACcaaacatccaggtaaaaagtgTCTTTGGTCCAATGTGGATTAG